A genomic window from Dermacentor silvarum isolate Dsil-2018 chromosome 9, BIME_Dsil_1.4, whole genome shotgun sequence includes:
- the LOC125940234 gene encoding uncharacterized protein LOC125940234: MTHTDPTAHAPSYAGAIELRGLLLQENFNRTVLYSESMGVLVFKPKKDKDISSTIYAECESRFMTSYALLCYWDSLKADVSRGVRDNTTTADFSTTTGNYFATFNEELSKWDDLYERSDGVAIFNVELDETRGCGGFEDYGRLHKLARTVQIGLTGFSVVVPETLTPCAGFVYSKRRRC; this comes from the exons GCTGGAGCGATAGAGTTGAGGGGTTTGCTCCTCCAAGAGAACTTCAACCGCACCGTCCTGTACTCGGAGAGCATGGGAGTCTTGGTTTTCAAACCCAAGAAAGACAAAGACATTTCCTCCACAATTTACGCTGAGTGTGAAAGTCGCTTCATGACATCGTACGCACTTCTTTGCTACTGGGATTCCCTGAAGGCCGATGTCAGCAGAGGAGTAAGGGATAATACCACCACCGCCGACTTCAGCACTACGACCGGCAACTACTTTGCTACATTTAATGAAGAGTTGTCAAAG TGGGATGATCTCTATGAACGGTCAGATGGTGTGGCCATCTTTAACGTTGAACTGGACGAGACCAGAGGCTGTGGCGGGTTTGAAGACTACGGGCGATTACACAAGCTGGCCCGAACGGTTCAGATTGGCTTAACCGGCTTCAGTGTTGTAGTCCCAGAGACTTTGACACCTTGTGCAGGTTTCGTCTACAGCAAGCGCCGCCGTTGCTAG